A genomic segment from Heptranchias perlo isolate sHepPer1 chromosome 18, sHepPer1.hap1, whole genome shotgun sequence encodes:
- the LOC137334718 gene encoding apoptosis facilitator Bcl-2-like protein 14: MGTSDAAESNSMSDCSSTDDNSFEFRILMAYAQRTLPIDKVSKKLPASKAGKGKPDKSSGERSRVGAPHGVDLSQQAVVEPKPTDIIQYDGEEKSHVHKSRGKRNSGWKRLIPRCLLAAEANYEAPSAGEQGKSEEDEMVLKPSYKIALSEPVCKSEPPINEVAEKLQKIINSKMQMFTFKMYRSSSLEVDAGEDDQKAIDQIVAFLTTKGDSLDEEIKKDPQFATLFGEKSSFSFFKKVMDYVLQVALPAEMNSEVESETEGKLKIAFVVHATTRFAAVDNHPMARIMGFGTKYLQENFTTWVMQKGGWEKIMEEEHID, from the exons ATGGGTACATCTGATGCAGCAGAGAGTAACTCCATGTCGGACTGCAGCTCTACAGATGACAACAGCTTTGAGTTTAGAATATTGATGGCCTATGCACAAAGAACATTGCCGATAGATAAAGTGTCAAAGAAATTACCAGCATCTAAAGCTGGCAAAGGGAAACCAGACAAGTCTTCAGGGGAAAGGAGCAGAGTGGGGGCGCCACATGGTGTTGATCTAAGTCAACAAGCAGTAGTTGAACCAAAGCCAACGGACATAATCCAGTATGATGGAGAAGAGAAAAGTCATGTTCACAAATCCAGAGGCAAAAGGAATTCTGGATGGAAAAGATTGATTCCACGGTGTTTACTAGCAGCAGAAGCGAATTACGAAGCTCCTTCTGCAGGAGAACAAGGAAAGAGCGAAGAGGATGAGATGGTACTAAAACCTTCATATAAGATCGCCCTTTCCGAACCAGTATGTA AATCAGAGCCTCCTATTAATGAGGTTGCTGAAAAGTTGCAGAAGATTATAAACTCAAAGATGCAGATGTTTACCTTCAAGATGTATCGTTCTTCTAGTTTGGAAGTTGATGCAGGTG AAGATGATCAGAAAGCCATAGACCAAATTGTTGCATTCTTGACCACCAAAGGAGATTCTTTAGATGAAGAA ATTAAAAAGGACCCCCAGTTTGCCACATTATTTGGTGAAAAGTCATCCTTTTCATTTTTCAAAAAAGTTATGGATTATGTTCTCCAAGTAGCCTTGCCTGCAGAAATGAATTCTGAAGTGGAGAGTGAAACGGAAGGAAAGTTGAAGATTGCTTTTGTCGTACATGCAACCACTAGGTTTGCAGCTGTTGATAACCACCCAATGGCTCGAATCATGGGCTTTGGAACAAAGTACTTACAGGAAAACTTCACTACCTGGGTCATGCAAAAGGGAGGATGG GAGAAGATAATGGAAGAGGAACATATTGACTGA